The Prevotella melaninogenica ATCC 25845 genome includes a window with the following:
- a CDS encoding glycoside hydrolase family 25 protein gives MKSTIFPRLINILFLSTICVIASAATASHKSSKNTKRQYDGIDVSHHQGKIDWKEVAKDKQIKFVYIKATQGTSIKDKNYEQNIKEARRQGLRCGSYHYLSCLTSVRSQFRNFQKAMRGHKQDLIPMIDIEHDGVRRWSKKQVQDSVALFAKLIERKYGKKPLIYSHVSFYNSHLCPRFNKYFLFLGRYSSVRPSIKGVGRHNIWQFSDQGKVRGIRGYVDLDRFMSGTSLAAIRL, from the coding sequence ATGAAATCAACTATATTTCCACGTCTCATTAACATCTTATTTCTATCTACCATTTGTGTAATTGCCTCTGCAGCAACCGCTTCTCATAAGTCTTCAAAAAACACTAAACGCCAGTATGATGGCATTGACGTATCGCATCATCAGGGGAAAATCGACTGGAAAGAAGTGGCAAAAGACAAACAAATTAAATTTGTATACATCAAAGCAACACAAGGAACAAGCATAAAGGACAAAAACTACGAACAGAACATCAAGGAGGCACGCCGTCAAGGTTTACGTTGCGGTTCTTACCACTATCTTTCATGCTTAACCTCCGTTAGGTCTCAGTTTCGTAATTTCCAGAAAGCTATGCGAGGACATAAACAGGATTTAATTCCAATGATTGACATAGAACATGATGGTGTAAGACGTTGGAGCAAGAAACAAGTACAAGACAGCGTTGCCTTATTTGCAAAATTAATAGAGAGGAAGTATGGTAAGAAACCACTTATTTATTCTCATGTAAGTTTCTATAATTCTCATCTTTGCCCTCGATTCAATAAGTACTTCCTTTTCTTAGGTAGATATAGTTCTGTGCGCCCATCCATCAAGGGAGTAGGCCGACATAACATCTGGCAGTTCTCTGATCAGGGTAAAGTACGTGGTATTCGTGGCTACGTAGACCTCGACCGCTTTATGTCAGGAACATCACTTGCAGCTATCCGCCTATAG
- a CDS encoding penicillin-binding transpeptidase domain-containing protein yields MRKITINKTIISFRSALLTLLFVTTNSVQAQEYRETPPLTFRPLLQELGTELIQGKKGSIVAIDPATGEVLCMVTNSPTGPNDALAIATAYPPGSAIKPAQALVFLSEGIVKPDTKIACHDGFRDGNIKVKCHPHYSPEALAGALAVSCNTWFLKSYLSMLNNTQKYGSKEKAVTTWWEYIVSMGLGGPLGIDMAGEKGGLVANVNYLSRRYKNNWEPKTIMWAGMGQGDITATPLQLCNLAVTIANRGYFFTPHIHKSVEWAPLPSRFLTPRQTKVPSYIYADVIKGMRLAVTKGTATVLNGTTYPVCGKTGTAENAGKDHSIFIGFAPMNEPKIAISVYIEHGGFGADVAAPIAGLIMEKYLKGRLSPKSQAMAKRIERINTMDK; encoded by the coding sequence ATGCGTAAAATAACTATAAACAAAACAATTATATCATTTCGTTCTGCACTACTTACGCTCTTATTCGTAACAACGAATAGTGTTCAGGCGCAAGAGTACCGTGAAACCCCACCGTTAACATTTCGTCCACTGCTACAAGAGCTTGGCACAGAACTTATACAAGGTAAGAAGGGTAGTATCGTGGCCATTGATCCAGCCACGGGTGAGGTGCTCTGTATGGTAACAAATTCACCTACGGGTCCTAATGATGCCCTTGCCATTGCAACTGCTTATCCTCCTGGCTCAGCCATTAAGCCTGCACAAGCATTAGTCTTCCTCTCAGAAGGAATCGTCAAGCCAGACACCAAGATTGCCTGTCATGATGGGTTTCGTGATGGAAACATAAAGGTTAAATGCCATCCGCATTATTCTCCAGAAGCACTTGCAGGTGCTTTGGCTGTATCGTGTAACACTTGGTTCTTGAAATCCTACCTATCAATGTTGAACAATACACAGAAGTATGGTTCTAAGGAGAAGGCTGTTACAACTTGGTGGGAATACATTGTTAGTATGGGACTTGGTGGTCCATTAGGTATTGACATGGCTGGTGAAAAGGGCGGATTGGTTGCCAATGTTAACTATCTATCACGCCGTTATAAGAATAATTGGGAGCCAAAAACAATTATGTGGGCAGGAATGGGACAGGGTGACATCACAGCCACTCCTTTACAGCTCTGTAATTTAGCGGTAACGATTGCAAATCGTGGCTACTTCTTTACACCACATATTCATAAAAGCGTTGAATGGGCACCCCTCCCTTCACGCTTCCTCACGCCACGTCAGACAAAGGTTCCTTCTTACATTTATGCAGATGTCATTAAAGGTATGCGCTTAGCAGTAACAAAGGGTACAGCGACCGTACTCAACGGAACGACCTATCCTGTTTGTGGCAAGACCGGAACAGCCGAAAACGCTGGTAAAGACCATTCTATTTTCATTGGTTTCGCACCGATGAATGAACCCAAGATTGCAATCTCTGTTTATATTGAACATGGTGGATTTGGTGCCGATGTAGCTGCCCCTATAGCAGGATTGATAATGGAGAAGTATCTTAAAGGTAGACTGAGTCCAAAATCACAAGCTATGGCAAAGCGCATTGAGCGCATAAATACGATGGATAAGTAA
- a CDS encoding serine O-acetyltransferase: MSKQDITQQLIQTVEELSEPEALQGISHEHRDGDPLPSAKELEEIIELSRSILFPGFYGRSSVNFETIKYQIGVNVEKLHKLLCRQVMAGLCFNEDCHCPNAADTRRCMQEEADKIAGRIIEKFPTLRKILSTDIQAAFDGDPAAANLGEVISCYPAIKAVINYRLAHELVLENVPLIPRMITEMAHSETGIDIHPAATIGSHFTIDHGTGVVIGATCIIGNHVKLYQGVTLGAKSFPLDKDGKPIKGIARHPILKDDVVVYANATILGRITIGKGCIIGANVWVTRDMRPRTKKYKQNKTDILDIDFEYGGGI; the protein is encoded by the coding sequence ATGAGTAAACAAGACATCACTCAGCAACTTATACAGACCGTTGAAGAACTTTCTGAACCGGAAGCGTTGCAGGGTATTAGCCATGAGCACCGTGATGGAGACCCCTTGCCATCAGCTAAAGAATTGGAGGAGATTATCGAACTTTCTCGTTCTATTCTCTTTCCAGGTTTTTATGGTCGCTCGTCAGTTAATTTTGAAACGATTAAATATCAAATCGGTGTAAATGTAGAAAAATTGCATAAACTGCTATGTCGGCAGGTTATGGCTGGTTTATGTTTTAATGAAGACTGTCATTGTCCAAATGCTGCTGATACGCGTCGTTGTATGCAGGAAGAGGCTGATAAGATAGCAGGACGTATCATAGAAAAGTTCCCTACCCTGCGTAAAATACTTTCAACAGACATACAAGCTGCCTTTGATGGTGATCCTGCTGCTGCCAATTTGGGAGAAGTAATTTCATGTTATCCAGCTATTAAGGCTGTTATTAACTATCGTTTGGCACATGAATTAGTTTTAGAAAATGTGCCTCTTATTCCACGCATGATTACTGAAATGGCGCACTCAGAGACAGGTATTGATATTCATCCTGCTGCGACCATTGGTTCACATTTTACCATTGATCATGGTACTGGTGTGGTGATTGGTGCAACCTGTATTATAGGTAATCATGTAAAACTCTATCAAGGTGTGACTTTAGGGGCTAAAAGCTTCCCACTTGACAAAGATGGTAAGCCTATTAAGGGAATTGCTCGTCACCCGATTCTAAAGGATGATGTTGTTGTCTATGCCAATGCAACTATCCTTGGCCGTATCACTATTGGGAAAGGCTGTATCATTGGAGCCAATGTGTGGGTTACGCGAGATATGCGTCCACGAACAAAGAAGTATAAACAGAACAAAACAGATATCTTAGATATCGACTTTGAATATGGCGGAGGAATATAA